CGCGAGCAGCTGGACGACGACAACATCGTCGTCGACATCGGCCTCGCCACACAGGAACTCGGCGCCGTCGTCGGCGAGCTGAACTACCGCAACCTCGACAACGAGCCCGACTTCGCGGGGGTCAACACCTCCACGGAGTATTTGGCCAAGGTCATCGCCGACCGGCTCGCCGAACGCGTCCACAAGGGCGCGCTGGGCGAGGGCGCCAAGGGCATCGCGAAGATCGCCGTCACGCTGCACGAGTCGCACATCGCCTGGGCGAGTTACGAGCGTGCCCTGTGACCGACACGACCATCGACAGGCCCGACACGACCATCGATGGGCCCGGCACGGCCGTCGGCCGGGCCCCGGCCGCCCGCCTGGATTACGTCCCACGGCAGGCGTTCGCTCCGAGGAACGGCGGGATTATCCCCATGTCCCTGCGCTCCGTGCACTTCGTGATGCCGGACGGGGTCGACGACCCGGCCGCGCCGAGCGGCGGCAACGCCTACGACCGGCGCGTCTGCCTGGACCTGCCCGGCTTCGGCTGGCAGGTGCACCGGCACACCGTGGCCGGCGACTGGCCCCGCCCGGACGCCGACGCCCGCGCCGCGCTCGCCCGCGCCCTGCGCGAACTGCCCGACGGCGCCGTCGTCCTGCTCGACGGGCTGGTCGCCTGTGGGGTGCCCGAGGTCGTCGTACCGGAGGCGGAGGACGGGCGGCTGCGCATGGCCGTCCTCCTGCATCTGCCGCTCGGCGACGAGACCGGGCTCGACGCGGCCGTCGCCGCCGAACTGGACGCCCGCGAGCGCGCGGTGCTGCGGGCGGTGCCCGCGGTGATCGCCACCAGCGACTGGGCCGTACGCCGTCTCGTCTCCCACCACGGGCTGGCCCCCGACCGGGTCCACGTCGCCGCCCCCGGCGCCGACATCGCGCCCCTCGCCCCGGGCACCGACGGCGTATCGCGGCTGCTGTGCGTCGCCGCCGTGACCCCGCGCAAAGGACAGCACCGGCTGGTCGAGGCACTGGCGGCGGTGGCCGAACTACCCTGGAGCTGCGCACTCGTCGGCGGCCTCGGCCACGATCCCGACTACGTCACCCACCTGCGCGGACTCATCCGCGCCCACGGCCTCGAGGACCGGCTGGAGCTCACCGGGCCGCAGTCCGGCGCCGCACTCGACGCCCGTTACGCCACCGCCGACCTCATGGTGCTCACCTCGTACGCCGAGACCTACGGCATGGCGGTCACCGAGGCGCTGGCACGCGGCATCCCCGTGCTCGCCACCGATGTCGGCGGCGTGCCCGAGGCGGTCGGCCGCGCACCCGACGGCGGCGTGCCCGGCATTCTCGTCCCGCCGGAGAACCCGGCCGCCATCGCCGCCGAACTGCGCGGCTGGTTCGGCGAGGCGGACGTACGACGCCGGCTGAAGGCCGCCGCCCGCAGCCGGCGGGCCGCGCTCGGCGGCTGGGCGAGCACCGCACAGAGCCTGGCGGCGGTACTGCGCCGGCTACCCACCGAACCCCGGAGGGCCGCATGACCGAACAGGCGACCACCACCCAGCACGGCGGGACGATCCCCGCGCAGCCCGGCCCCCGGGACGTCATCCCCGGCGCCGGCCCCGCACCCCGCCCCGGTGAACGGGCCACCCTCAGACTGCGGGGGACCGGCACCGGGGAACCGCCCCGCTACGCCCCCGAGTGGCTCCAGCTGCGCGAACCCGCCGACGCCGCAGCCCGCTCCTACGACCTGCTCGACCCGCTGCGCATCCGGCTGGCCAACCTGCCGCGCCGCGCCGACGGCCTCGTCGTCCACGACATCGGCTGCGGCACCGGCTCGATGGGCCGCTGGCTCGCCCCCCACCTCGACGGCGCCCAGCACTGGGTGCTGCACGACCGCGACCCCTACCTGCTGCACTTCGCCGCCGTCGCCTCCCCGCGCTCGGCCGCCGACGGCAGCCACGTCACCGTCGAGACCCGGCGCGGCGACATCGCCCGGCTCACCCCGGACGCCCTGGCCGGGGCCTCCCTGGTGACGGCGTCCGCGCTGCTCGACGTCCTCACCCGCGACGACATCGGCACCCTCGCCGCCGCCTGCGCGGGAGCCGGCTGCCCGGCGCTGCTGACGCTGTCGGTGGCCGGACGCGTCGAACTGACGGCGCCGCACCCGATGGACCAGGAGATCACCGAGGCGTTCAACGCCCACCAGCGCCGGGACGGACTGCTCGGCCCGGACGCGGTCACCGTCGCCGCCGAGGTCTTCGCCGAGCACGGCGCGACCGTACGGCTGCACCCGAGCCCCTGGCGGCTCGGCCCCGCACAGGCGGCGCTGACCGAGCAGTGGCTGCGGGGCTGGGTCGGCGCGGCGGTGGAGGAGCGGCCGGAGCTCGCGGAGCGCGCCGACGGCTATCTCGCCGACCGCCTCCAGGCTTGCGCGGCGGGGGAGTTGCGGGTCGTCGTGCACCACAGTGATCTGCTCGCCCTGTGCCGGCCGGTGGGCGGGGCCGCATGAGCGCCGCGCTCCTCGGCCGGCTCACCTCACCCGCCGTGCGCACCCGTCTCGGGACGCTCGGCGGCGTCGCGATCCTCGCGGTACTGCTGTGGCGCCTGGACACCGGGCCGCTGCTGGAGGGGCTGCGCCGCATCGACGGGCCCGCACTGCTCGCGGGGCTCGGGATCGGGCTGGTGACCACCGTGTTCAGCGCCTGGCGGTGGGCGCTGGTGGCGCGCGGGATCGGGATCCGGCTGCCGCTGGGGGCGGCCGTCGCCGACTACTACCGTGCGCTGTTCCTCAACGCGGCGCTGCCCGGCGGGGTCCTCGGTGACGTCCACCGGGCGGTGCGACACGGGAGGAGCGCGGGGGACATGGGGCGGGGAGTGCGGGCGGTGGTGCTGGAGCGGACCGCCGGGCAGGTCGCGCTGTTCGCCGTCGGCGCGCTGGTGCTGGTGAGCATGCCCTCGCCGGTGCTGGGCGCGGTGCGGCAGGCCGTGCCGGTCGCCGGGCTCGGCCTGGTGGGAGCCTGTGCGGTGGTCCTGGCGGTGCGGATGAACCGGGCTCCGGGGCGGAAGGAGCGGGCCGGCGCGCGGCGGGGAGTGTTCGCCGAGGCGCGGGAAGCGCTGCTGTCGCGGCGCAACGCGCCCGGAGTGCTGGTCTCGTCCGTCGTGGTACTGGCCGGGTACGTCGGCATGTTCGTCCTCGCCGCGGACGTCGCCGGGGTGGGGGCGTCGGTGGGGGAGCTGCTGCCGCTCGCCGTGCTGGCGTTGCTGGCGATGGGGTTGCCGCTGAACGTCGGCGGGTGGGGGCCCCGGGAAGGCGTGACCGCCTGGGCGTTCGGGGCGGCGGGGCTGGGGGCGGGCCGGGGGCTGACCGTCGCGGTGGTGTACGGGGTGCTCAGTCTTGTGGCCAGTCTGCCGGGTGTGGTGGTGCTCGTCGGACGGTGGTGTGCGGGGGCGCGGGGCGGTGACCGTACTTTCCCCGGGCCCGCCGCCTCTTCTCTTCCCCACCCCGGGGGCGCTGCCCCCAAAACCCCGGCCGGCCTTCGGCCTTGTCCTCAAACGCCGGACGGGCCTGAATCAGCGGGCTCCCCGCTCAACAGGGAGAAGTACGGGGCGAAGGAATCCGTCAGGCTTTCCAGGAGTTTCTTGCCCTTTTCCGCCGAGGCCAGTGAAGGGCGGCCTATGACGCCGGAATCCGTGTAGGCGGACATGCCGGAAGTGAGGAGATGACGCCGGTCGTCCGCGATGTGATCGGAGGTCTCATAACCGGGGCGGAGCAATTCGGGGTGCGTGTGGAGAAGTATGGAGGTCTCGATTTCACCCGCGTGCATGTCGGTGAGGAGGGACGTGGCGACGCCCGCTCGCACACGCGCCGTCTCCCAGTCCTCCGCGGCCGGGAACAGCGCCATGCGCTCGCCGCGGGCGGAGGACTCCTGAACCGCGTTGCCCAGGACGTAGTTGCCGCCGTGCCCGTTGACCAGCACCAGGGCGTCCACCCCCGACCGGCGGAGCGAGTCGGCGACGTCCCGTATCACCGCGTGCAGGGTCACCGAGGAGAGGGAGACGGTCCCCGGCCAGGCCGCGTGCTCGTGCGAGCAGGAGATCGTCACCGGAGGGAGGAGGTGCACCGGACGGGCGTCCGCAATCGCCCGCGCGATCGCGCAGGCGACCAGGGTGTCGGTCGACAGGGGCAGGTACGGACCGTGCTGCTCGAAACTCCCCACGGGAAGTACCGCGATCTGCCGTGAGACGCCGGCTCCCCGATTCCGTACATCTTCTGTAGTATCCGCCGGCAACAGACCGTGCACCGGACCGTATGCCGCCGACCGCTTTTGCGAACCGCCCATAACTTTCACGGCCTTTCGTCTCTGCTTAGGAACCCGGGAATCATGACACAAAAAGTAGGCGTACTCGGCAAGAAGTCTCCGCAGCGGACCGGTGTGGAACGCGTCGTGAATGCGCCGCTGCCCACCGTGTACGGCGCGTTCCAGGCGATCGGCTACCTGGACCACGACCGCGGTGAGGAGCAAGTCGCCCTGGTCCACGGCGACCTCGGCGCGGAGGGTGTCCTCACCCGGCTGCACTCGGAGTGCCTGACCGGCGACGCCTTCGGCTCCCAGCACTGCGAGTGCGGCGACCAGCTGGCGTCGGCGCTGCGCGCGGTCGTCGCCGAAGGAGCGGGCGTGGTCGTCTACTTGAGAGGACACGAGGGCCGCGGGATCGGCCTGCTCGGCAAGCTGCGCGCGATGGCCCTACAGGCGGAGGGACTGGACACCGTCGAGGCGAACCTCGCGCTGGGCCTGCCGGTGGACGCCCGCGACTACGGCGTCGCCGCCGGGATCCTCCAGGACCTGGGCGTGCGTTCGGTGCGGCTGATGTCCAACAACCCCCGCAAACGCGAGGCGTTGGTACGGCACGGCATCCAGGTCGCCGAGCAGGTGCCGCTGCTGATACCGCCGTGCGAGAACAACATCACCTATCTGCGCACCAAGCGGGAGCGGCTCGACCACAATCTGCCCCACCTGGACGCCGTGGCGCACCTGCCCTGACGGTCAGTCCGTCAGCGCCTCGTGCACCAGCCGCCTGAGGTCGCGGAAGACGGTGTGGGAGCCCCTGGGCCGCACCTGCGTGTGGAACTGCACGGTCAGGTCGCGGCCGGGGTCGACCCAGAACGTGGTCGTGGCGACCCCGCTCCAGCCGAAGCTGCCGAGACCGGACGGGACCTGCGTACGGGACGGGTCGACGACGACCGAGACGCCGAGGCCGAAGCCGACCCCGTCGTTGCCCGGCTGGTCGTGGGCGGGCCGGCTGCCGAAGGCGCGCAGATCGGCGCCGCCGGGGAGGTGGTTGCGGGTCATCAGGTCCACGGTGCCGGCGGCGAGCAGACGGGTGCCGTCGAGTTCGCCGCGCCGGCGCAGCAGTTCCATGAAGCGGTGCCAGTCGTGCGCGGAGGCCACCATGCCGCCGCTGCCGGACAGGAACCGGGGCCGGCCCCGCAGCGGCAGTCCCGCGATCGGTTCGATTCCGCCGCCCTCGGACTCCCCGTACAACTCCGCGAGCCGCTCCGCCTGCTCGTCGCTCACCCGGAACCCGGCGTCCGCCATGCCGAGCGGCCGGAAGACCCGTTCGGCGAGGAACACGTCGAGCGGACGGCCCGACACGACCTCGATGATCCGGCCGAGCACGTTCGAGGCGACCGAGTAGTTCCACTGCGTCCCCGGATCGAACTGCAGCGGCAGGCCCGCGTACACCTCGGTCGTCCCCGCGAGGTCCGTGCCCGGCGCCACCGACGACTCCAGCCCGGCCGCCCGGTACAGCGCGTCGACGGGATGGGCGTGGTAGAAGGCGAACGTCAGACCGGCGGTGTGCGTCATCAGATGCCGCACCAGGAGCGGGCCGGCCGCCGGACGGGTCCGCACCCCGTCGCCGGAGCCGCTCTCGTACACGCGCGGTCGCGCGAACGCCGGCAGATGACGGCTCACCGGATCGTCCAGTGACAGCTGGCCCTCCTCCACCAGCATCAGCGCGGCCACCGCCGTCACCGGCTTGGTCATGGAGTAGATCCGCCACAGCGTGTCGCTCTCCACGGGCAGCCCGGCCGCGACGTCCCGCGCCCCGTACGCCGTGAGGTGCGCGACGCGTCCGCCCCGCGCGACGGCGACCAGGAACCCGGGCAGCCGTCCGTCGTCGGCCAGGCGGGTGAAATGCCGGTCCAGCCGCTCCAGCGCACCCGCGTCCAGCCCGGCCTCCGCCGGATCGGCCTCCTGCCGCAGCACTGTCATCGCTCTCCCAGGGGGAACACCGGCCCGGTGCGGACCGTTGATCGAGTCATGACCCAGGACGCCGAACAGAACGCACTGCTCGCCCTGCTCTCCGAGGGGAACGGCGGCGTGCTCGTCACCCTGAAACGCGACGGGCGGCCCCAGCTGTCGAACGTCACACACGCCTACTACCCCGATGAGCGCGTCATCCGCGTCTCGCTCACCGACGACCGGGCCAAGACCCGCAACCTGCGGCGGGACGACCGGGCCTCCTACCACGTCACCACCCCGGACCGGTGGGCCTACACCGTGGCCGAGGGCACCGCCGACCTGTCACCCGTCGCGGACGACCCCTACGACGAGACCGTGGAGGAGCTCATCCGGCTGTACCGCGACGCCAACGGCGAGCACCCCGACTGGGACGACTACCGCGCCGCGATGGTCCGCGACCGGCGGCTGGTGCTCCGGCTCCGGGTGGAACGGGCGTACGGCATCCCGCGCGGCGCCGGCGCATAGCGCACCGGCCGCCGCGCGGCGGCCGGATCAGCCGCCGACGTACGCCGCGAGGTGCTCGCCGGTGAGGGTGGAGCGGGCGGCGACCAGCTCGGCCGGGGTGCCCTCGAAGACGATCCGGCCGCCGTCGTGACCGGCGCCTGGGCCGAGGTCGACGATCCAGTCGGCGTGCGCCATGACCGCCTGGTGGTGCTCGATGACGATGACCGACTTGCCGGAGTCGACGAGCCGGTCGAGCAGACCGAGCAGCTGCTCCACGTCGGCCAGGTGCAGGCCCGTGGTCGGCTCGTCCAGGACGTACACACCGCCCTTGTCGGCCATGTGGACGGCCAGCTTCAGCCGCTGCCGCTCACCGCCGGAGAGCGTGGTGAGCGGCTGGCCGAGGGTGAGGTAGCCGAGCCCGACGTCCGCCATCCGCTCCACGATCCGGTGCGCGGCCGGGATCCGTGACTCGCCCTCGCGGAAGAACTCCTCGGCCTCCGTCACCGACATCGCGAGCACCTCGCTGATGTCGCGGCCGCCGAAGCGGTACTCCAGCACCGAGGCGTCGAACCGCTTGCCCCCGCAGTCCTCGCAGGTCGTGGCGACGCTCTGCATGATCGCCAGGTCGGTGTAGATGACACCGGCGCCGTTGCAGGTGGAGCAGGCGCCCTCGGAGTTGGCGCTGAACAGCGCCGGCTTGACGCCGTTGGCCTTGGCGAACGCCTTGCGGATCGGGTCGAGCAGCCCCGTGTAGGTGGCGGGGTTGCTGCGGCGGGAGCCGCGGATGGGCGTCTGGTCCACCGAGACCACGCCCTCCGGGGCCGGCACGGAACCGTGCACGAGGGAGCTCTTGCCGGACCCGGCGACACCGGTGACCACGCACAGCACGCCGAGCGGGATGTCGACGTCGACGTCCTGGAGGTTGTTGGCGCTCGCCCCGCGGATCTCCAGCGCCCCGGTGGCCTTGCGCACCGTCTCCTTGAGCTTGGCCCGGTCGTCGAGATGGCGGCCGGTGACGGTGTCGCTGGCCCGCAGCGCGTCGACGGTGCCCTCGAAGCAGACCGTGCCGCCCGCCGTGCCGGCGCCGGGACCGAGGTCCACGACGTGGTCGGCGATGACGATCGTCTCCGGCTTGTGCTCCACCACGAGCACCGTGTTGCCCTTGTCCCGCAGCCGCAGCAGCAGGTTGTTCATCCGCTGGATGTCGTGCGGGTGCAGACCGATGGACGGCTCGTCGAAGACGTAGGTGACGTCGGTGAGGGAGGAGCCGAGGTGGCGGATCATCTTGGTGCGCTGCGCCTCGCCGCCGGAGAGCGTGCCCGAGGCCCGGTCGAGCGAGAGGTAGCCGAGGCCGATCTCCACGAACGAGTCGAGGGTGTGCTGCAGTTTGCCCAGCAACGGCGTCACCGACGGCTCGGTCAGCCCGCGGACCCACTCGGCCAGGTCGCGGATCTCCATGGCGCAGGCGTCGGCGATGTTCACCCCGCCGATCCTCGAGGAGCGGGCCAGTGCGCTGAGCCGGGTGCCGTCGCACTCGGGACAGTCGGCGAAGGTGACCGCCCGGTCCACGAAGGCCCGGATGTGCGGCTGCATCGACTCCCGGTCCTTGGACAGGAACGACTTCTGGAGCTTCGGGATCAGCCCCTCGTAGGTGAGGTTGACCCCGTTGACCTTGACCTTGGTCGGCTCGCGGTACAGGAAGTCGTGGCGTTCCTTCTTGGTGTACTCGCGGATCGGCTTCTCCTTGTCGAAGAGGCCCGACTCGGCGATGATCCGCACGACCCAGCCGTCCCCGGTGTAGGTGGGGATCGTGAACGGGTCCTCGGAGAGCGACTTGGAGTCGTCGTAGAGCTGTGCGAGGTCGATGTCGGAGACCCTGCCCCGGCCCTCGCAGTGCGTGCACATGCCGCCGGTGCGGCTGAAGCTGACCTTCTCCGTCCTGGTCTTCTCGGACCCGCGGTCGACGGTGAAGCCGCCGCTCGCCGAGACCGAGGCGACGTTGAAGGAGTACGCGGCGGGCGGGCCGATGTGCGGCGTGCCGAGCCGGCTGAAGAGGATGCGCAGCATCGCGTTGGCGTCGGTGGCGGTGCCCACGGTGGAGCGGGGGTCGGACCCCATCCGCTGCTGGTCGACGGTGATGGCGGTGGTCAGCCCGTCGAGGACGTCGACCTCGGGCCGGGCCAGGTTGGGCATGAAGCCCTGCAGGAACGCGCTGTAGGTCTCGTTGATCAGCCGCTGCGACTCGGCGGCGATCGTGTCGAACACCAGGGAGCTCTTGCCCGAACCGGAGACTCCGGTGAACACCGTGAGCCGGCGCTTGGGGAGCTCGATGCTGACGTCCTTGAGGTTGTTCTCCCGCGCCCCGTGCACACGGATCAGATCGTGGCTGTCGGCGGCGTGCGTCCCGGCCGGCTGCCCGCCCGTCCTGGTGGCCATGCTCATCGTTCTCCATCCGTCGGGCGGGTGCCGCGTCCGCGGCCCCCGCCGGCGTTCCCCTGTACGGCCCGTCGGGCATGTGCCGCCCGCGCTGTGGCGCCAAGGCTAGGCTAGGCGGGCGGCGGTCACCTGCGCTTCTCCATTCCTGACCACGTGCCCGGCCGCTCGGGGAACGCCTCCGGGGCGGCGGATCAGGCCGTCACCTTCTCCGTCCGCTCCGCGCCCTCGCCCGCGGCGCGTTCGCCGAGCCGCTCGGTGGGGACCAGACGGGTCTCGCGGGCCGTGACCGCCGCGATGACCGGGGGCACGCACAGCGCCGCCGTGAACAGGGCCACCGCCGTCCAGTCGTCGCCGTCCGGGCCGGCGATCCGCGCGGCGAAGGTGACCGCGAACCCGGCGACCGCGAAGCCGATCTGGGTGCCGATGGCCACACCGGAGAGGCGGACCCTGGTCGGGAACATCTCGCCGTAGAAGGACGGCCACACGCCGTTCGCGGCGCTGTAGACGACACCGAAGGCGAGGATCCCGAGGAGCATGACGAGCGGGTAGCTGCCGGTGGAGATCGCCCACAGGTAGAGGAACATCGTCACCGCGCTGCCGGCCGCTCCGGCCAGATAGACGGGACGGCGGCCCACCCGGTCGGAGAGCGCGGCCCACAGGGGGATCGCGGCCAGCGCGACGACGTTGGCCAGCGCCGCCACCCACAGCATCGACGAGCGGGACATGCCGACCGCGTCACTGGTGGCGTACGCCAGCGCCCACACGGTGAAGATGGTGCTGACCGAGGCGATCAGCGCGCCGGCGACCACCCTCAGCACGTCCGCCCAGTGGTCGCGCGCCAGCACCACCAGCGGCATCCGCACGACGCCTTCGGTGGCGGTCTGCTGGGCGAAGGCCGGTGTCTCGTCCAGCCTGCGGCGGATGACGTACCCCACGACGGCGACCGCGACGCTCAGCCAGAACGGCACCCGCCAGCCCCAGGACAGCAGCTGCTCCTCGGGCAGCGCGGCGACCGGGATGAAGACCAGGGTGGCCAGCAGCTGGCCGCCCTGTGTGCCGCTGAGCGTGAAGCTGGTGAAGAAGCCCCGCCGGTCCGGTGGCGCGTGTTCCAGGGTCATGGAGTTGGCGCTGGCCTGTTCGCCGGCGGCCGAGACGCCCTGCAGCACCCGGCACAGCACCAGCAGGACGGGGGCAAGGGTGCCGACCTGGTCGCGGGTGGGCAGACAGCCGATGAGGAAGGTCGACAGACCCATCAGCATCAGCGTGAAGACCATGATCTTCTTGCGGCCGAGCCGGTCCCCGACGTGCCCGAGGAAGAGCGCGCCGATCGGCCGCGCCGCGTACGCGACACCGAACGTGGCCAGTGACAGCAGGGTCGCGGTGGCCGGGTCGGAGTCGTCGAAGAAGACCTCCGGGAAGATCAGCGCGGCCGCGCTGCCGTAGATGAAGAAGTCGTAGTACTCCAGCGCGCTGCCGATCCAGGCCGCGGTCGCGGCCTGCTTCGGCTGGCCGGGCGGGGAGGCGTCGCGGGGCGGTGCGGGGACGGACACGGCGTGCTCCTTCGGGGGAACTCCACGGCGGTGCGCGGAGGACGAGCGGAGGGGATGTGCCGATGCGCTAATTAACCCACTGGATAGTTAGTCGCGGCTGGGTACGGATGCTGCGCCCGGTCGCCCGCACTGTCAAGGGGTCGCGTCGTGCCGGCCGGTCCGCGTGCGGTCCGCGGGCTCAGTCCGCCGCGCGTTCCGCCGTCAGATAGGCGATCACCATGTCGCCCAGCATCGTCCGGTAGTGCTCGCGCCGGGCCGGGTCCACCAGGTCGCGGCCGAACAGCGCGCCGAAGGTGTGCCGGTTGGACACCCGGAAGAAGCAGAACGAGCTGATCATCGCGTGCAGGTCGACGGCGTCGACGTCGGCCGTGAACAGCCCCGACTCCTGCCCGGCCGCGAGGATCCGGCGGATCACGTCCAGCGCGGGCGAGCCCATCCGGCCCAGTTCCTCGGAGGCCGTGATGTGCTCCGCGCCGTGGATGTTCTCGATGCTCACCAGGCGGATGAAGTCCGGGTGGCGCTCGTGGTGGTCGAAGGTCACCTCGGCCAGCCGCCGGATGGCCGCCACCGGGTCCAGGTGCCCCACGTCCAGCTGCTGCTCGGCCTCCCGGATCACCCCGTACGCGCGCTCCAGCACGGCCGTGAACAGCCGCTCCTTGCCGCCGAAGTAGTAGTAGATCATCCGCTTGGTGGTGCGGGTGCGGGCGGCGATCTCGTCGACGCGGGCGCCGTCGTAGCCGGCCCGGGCGAACTCCTGTGTCGCCACGTCGAGGATCTCGGCCCTGGTGCGGGCGGCGTCACGGATGCGCTCGCCGGGCCGTGCCGGTTCTTCGACGCTGGTCATCGGGTCCCTTCGGGCCGAGGGGTGCAGTGCCGGTGATTCTAGGAGCAGGCACGCGCCCCGCCCGACGGGTCTTCCCGGAGGGCCGCCGCGGCTGATATAGCTAACGTACTAGTTCGTACATTAGTGAGCCGCCTCTGGAGGTCCGCGGTGCTCAAGGACTCGTATCTCGTCGGGCTGATCGGCTCCGGCATCGGCCCGTCGCTCAGCCCCGCGCTGCACGAGCGGGAGGCCGCACGACAGGGCCTGCGCTGTCTGTACCGGCTCCTCGACCTCGACACGATCGGCGTCCCGCCCGAGGCGGTGGGCGAACTGCTGCGCGCCGCCCGGCTGCTCGGCTTCGACGGGCTCAACATCACCCACCCGTGCAAGCGGCTCGTCGTCGAGCACCTGGACGCCCTCGACCCGCGGGCCGAGGCCCTCGGCGCGGTCAACACCGTGGTCTTCGACGGCGGACGCGCGGTCGGCCACAACACGGACGTGACCGGCTTCGCCACCGCCTTCGCCCGCGGCCTGCCCGACGCCCCGCTGGAGCGGGTCGTGCAGCTCGGCGCGGGAGGCGCGGGGGCGGCCGTCGCGCACGCCACGCTCACCCTCGGCGCCGAACGGGTCACCGTCGTGGACGCGCTGCCCGAGCGGGCCGACGGCCTCGCAGCCTCGCTGAACAGGAGCTTCGGGCCGGGTCGCGCCGCCGCCGCGGCCCCGGACCGGCTGCCGGAACTGCTCGCCGCCGCCGACGGGGGCGGCGGCCTCGTGCACGCCACTCCCACCGGCATGGCCGCCCACCCCGGCCTGCCGCTGCCCGCCGGGCTGCTGCACCCCGGACTGTGGGTCGCCGAGGTCGTCTACCGCCCGCTGGAGACGGAGCTGCTGCGCGCCGCCCGCGCGGCGGGCTGCGCCACGCTCGACGGCGGCGGCATGGCCGCCTTCCAGGCAGCGGACGCGTTCCGCCTGTTCACCGGGCGGGAACCCGACAGCGCGCGGATGCTCGCCGACCTCACCGAGCTGACCGGCGGCGCCGTCGGGGCGCCGCAGTAGACCGAGAGACCGAGAAGCCCCACGGAAGCAAGAGGTACCGACGTGCGTACGTCCATCGCCACCGTCTCCCTCAGCGGCTCCCTCACCGAGAAGCTCACGGCCGCCGCCCGGGCGGGCTTCGACGGCGTGGAGATCTTCGAGAACGACCTGCTCACCGCGGTCCTGACCCCCGAGGAGGTCCGCGCCCGCTGCGCCGACCTCGGCCTGACCGTCGACCTCTACCAGCCGCTGCGGGACATCGAGGCCGTGCCCGCGGACCTCTTCGCCCGCAATCTGCGGCGCGCCCGGCACAAGTTCGCGCTGATGCGCCGGCTGGGCGCCGACACGGTCCTCGTCTGCTCCAGCGTCGACCCGGCCGCCGTCGACGACGACGCCCTCGCCGCCGAGCAGCTCCGCGAACTCGCGGACGTCGCCGACGACTTCGGCATCCGGGTGGCGTACGAGGCGCTGGCCTGGGGCCGGCACGTCAGCACCTACGACCACGCCTGGCGCATCGTCGAAGCCGCCGCCCACCCCGCCCTCGGGACCTGCCTGGACAGCTTCCACATCCTCTCGCGCGGCAGCGACCCCCGGGGCATCGAGGACATCCCCGGCGAGAAGATCTTCTTCCTCCAGCTGGCCGACGCCCCGCTGCCCGCGATGGACGTGCTGCAGTGGAGCCGCCACCACCGCTGCTTCCCCGGCCAGGGCGGTTTCGACGTCGCCGGACTGGTCCGGCACGTGCTGCGCGCCGGCTACACCGGGCCGCTCTCCCTCGAGGTGTTCAACGATGTCGTACGGCAGGCCGAGGCCGGCCCCGCCGCCGTGGACGCCCGCCGCTCCCTGCTGATGCTCCAGGAGGAGGTGGGCGCGGCCGAGCCGCCCGCCCCCGTCGTCCCCACCGGGTTCGCCTTCGCGGAGCTCGTCACCCCCGACGCGCAGCCCCTCGCGGGACTGCTCGACGCGCTGGGCTTCGCCCGCGCCGCCCGGCACCGCTCCAAACCCGTCGACCTGTGGCAGCAGGGCGAGGCGCGGATCCTCGTCAACACCGGCGCCGCCGTACGCCGTGACGGCACCCGGCTCGCGGCCGTCGGACTGGAGTCACCCGACCCCGCCGGCGCCGCCGCCCGCGCCGAGGCACTGCTGGCGCCCGTACTGCCGCGCCGCCGCGCCCCCGAGGACGCCCCGCTCGACGCGGTCGCCGCACCCGACGGCACGGAGCTGTTCTTCTGCGGCGCGCCGGGGCCGGACGGCGGCTGGCGGTCCGACTTCGCGGACGTGGCGCACACCCCCGCCGC
The Streptomyces fungicidicus DNA segment above includes these coding regions:
- a CDS encoding 6-pyruvoyl trahydropterin synthase family protein; its protein translation is MFSITVRDHIMIAHSFRGEVFGPAQRLHGATFLVDATFRREQLDDDNIVVDIGLATQELGAVVGELNYRNLDNEPDFAGVNTSTEYLAKVIADRLAERVHKGALGEGAKGIAKIAVTLHESHIAWASYERAL
- a CDS encoding glycosyltransferase family 4 protein: MTDTTIDRPDTTIDGPGTAVGRAPAARLDYVPRQAFAPRNGGIIPMSLRSVHFVMPDGVDDPAAPSGGNAYDRRVCLDLPGFGWQVHRHTVAGDWPRPDADARAALARALRELPDGAVVLLDGLVACGVPEVVVPEAEDGRLRMAVLLHLPLGDETGLDAAVAAELDARERAVLRAVPAVIATSDWAVRRLVSHHGLAPDRVHVAAPGADIAPLAPGTDGVSRLLCVAAVTPRKGQHRLVEALAAVAELPWSCALVGGLGHDPDYVTHLRGLIRAHGLEDRLELTGPQSGAALDARYATADLMVLTSYAETYGMAVTEALARGIPVLATDVGGVPEAVGRAPDGGVPGILVPPENPAAIAAELRGWFGEADVRRRLKAAARSRRAALGGWASTAQSLAAVLRRLPTEPRRAA
- a CDS encoding class I SAM-dependent methyltransferase; the protein is MTEQATTTQHGGTIPAQPGPRDVIPGAGPAPRPGERATLRLRGTGTGEPPRYAPEWLQLREPADAAARSYDLLDPLRIRLANLPRRADGLVVHDIGCGTGSMGRWLAPHLDGAQHWVLHDRDPYLLHFAAVASPRSAADGSHVTVETRRGDIARLTPDALAGASLVTASALLDVLTRDDIGTLAAACAGAGCPALLTLSVAGRVELTAPHPMDQEITEAFNAHQRRDGLLGPDAVTVAAEVFAEHGATVRLHPSPWRLGPAQAALTEQWLRGWVGAAVEERPELAERADGYLADRLQACAAGELRVVVHHSDLLALCRPVGGAA
- a CDS encoding creatininase family protein, translating into MGGSQKRSAAYGPVHGLLPADTTEDVRNRGAGVSRQIAVLPVGSFEQHGPYLPLSTDTLVACAIARAIADARPVHLLPPVTISCSHEHAAWPGTVSLSSVTLHAVIRDVADSLRRSGVDALVLVNGHGGNYVLGNAVQESSARGERMALFPAAEDWETARVRAGVATSLLTDMHAGEIETSILLHTHPELLRPGYETSDHIADDRRHLLTSGMSAYTDSGVIGRPSLASAEKGKKLLESLTDSFAPYFSLLSGEPADSGPSGV
- the ribA gene encoding GTP cyclohydrolase II, producing MTQKVGVLGKKSPQRTGVERVVNAPLPTVYGAFQAIGYLDHDRGEEQVALVHGDLGAEGVLTRLHSECLTGDAFGSQHCECGDQLASALRAVVAEGAGVVVYLRGHEGRGIGLLGKLRAMALQAEGLDTVEANLALGLPVDARDYGVAAGILQDLGVRSVRLMSNNPRKREALVRHGIQVAEQVPLLIPPCENNITYLRTKRERLDHNLPHLDAVAHLP
- a CDS encoding serine hydrolase domain-containing protein, coding for MTVLRQEADPAEAGLDAGALERLDRHFTRLADDGRLPGFLVAVARGGRVAHLTAYGARDVAAGLPVESDTLWRIYSMTKPVTAVAALMLVEEGQLSLDDPVSRHLPAFARPRVYESGSGDGVRTRPAAGPLLVRHLMTHTAGLTFAFYHAHPVDALYRAAGLESSVAPGTDLAGTTEVYAGLPLQFDPGTQWNYSVASNVLGRIIEVVSGRPLDVFLAERVFRPLGMADAGFRVSDEQAERLAELYGESEGGGIEPIAGLPLRGRPRFLSGSGGMVASAHDWHRFMELLRRRGELDGTRLLAAGTVDLMTRNHLPGGADLRAFGSRPAHDQPGNDGVGFGLGVSVVVDPSRTQVPSGLGSFGWSGVATTTFWVDPGRDLTVQFHTQVRPRGSHTVFRDLRRLVHEALTD